Sequence from the Lysobacter capsici genome:
GCCGCGTGGCTTAGCGCCGCGCAGCGCTGCGAACTTATTTGCCGGATCGGACCGGCGCTTTGGTTACGCGCTTGCGCGGCTTGCCCTGATCGGCCTCGCGCGCCTGCGCATCGGCGATCAGCACCAGCACGTCGTTGATGATGCTCGACATCGTCGCGTGCGCGGCGACCGCATCGCCGGCCTTGATCGCATCGAGCACGCGCCGGTGCGCGGGAATGCTCGCGGTGTGGCCCTTGATGCGATTGGTCAGCTGGATCGAGATGCGCAGCGCGGTGTTCACCAGTTCGTGCAGTTGCACGTAGAACGGGTTGCCGGTGGCATCGAGGATGGCGACGTGGAAGGCGACATCGGAGGTCAGATGATCGTCCTCGCCGCGCTCGGCGGCGATCATCCGCTCCAGGCCGCGCTCGATGCCCTTGATCGCCTCGGCGTCGGCGCGGCGCGCGGCCAGGGCCGCGGCGGTGGGCTCGATGCCCAGCCGCATCTCGGTGAACGATTGCAGCAACTTGTAGGAGAACTTGCGCTCGAGCATCCAGCGCAGCACGTCGGCATCCAGCAGGCTCCAGCTGCGCTCGGGCTGCACCACGATGCCGCTGCGCGGGCGCGCCGACAGCATGCCCTTGGAGGTGAGCATCTTGATCGCTTCGCGGGTGACGCCGCGGCTGGTCGAATAGGCCTCGGAAATTTCCGCCTCGGTGGGAAAGCCGCTTTCGGCGAAACGGCCCAGCACGATTTCCCTGCCCAATGCATCGAGCAGCTGTTCCGTCAGCGTCATGCGGCCGCTCAACTGCGATCGTCCGGCGGACTCGATAGGAGGCATCTTCCGAAATGCTCGATGTGGGGTGGGTACGATATTCGCGACGCCGAACCGTTCCGGCAAGCACCCAGGCCTTGTTCGCGGACACGATAGCACGCGACCCGACATCGGCAGACGCGCGGATGCGCGGGTTTCCGGTTCGTCTCGCCGACTCGCCTGGCCCGATTCCGACGCCGACGCTCGCGTGATCCGCGGCGCAAGCGCGACGCGAGGGCGACGGTCGCGGCCGGGTCGACATCGCTATATTTGTATGATAAATACGATAATGATCAGACGGAGGGGTCTGCATGGGTTCGTTCCTGCTTCGCGCCGCGGGCGGCGCGGCGTTCATCGTGTTGTGCTCGCTTCCCGATTTGGCGCGGGCGTCGGTGGTTTTCGATGCGCAGACCCGGGTCTTTCGCCTCGACGGCGGCCAGGTCACCTACGCCTTCGGCATCAACGAGGTCGGCCAGTTGCAGGCCGTGCACTGGGGCGGACGGCTCGCCGCCGGCGATCCGCTCGGCCCGGTCAAGGCCTTGCCCGGCCACGCCAGCTTCGATCTGTCCGCATCGGTCACGCCGCAGGAATTTCCGGCCCAGGGCGGCGGCATCTATAGCGAGGTCGCGCTCAAGCTCGCGTATGCCGATGGCAATCGCGACACCGTGCTGCGCTACGTCTCGCATCGCATCGAAGGCGATGCCCTCGTCATCAAGATGAAGGACATCGCCGCGCCGCTGCAGGTGAGTCTGCGCTACACCATCGATGCGGACACCGGCGTGGTCGGGCGTTCGGCCTCGATCGAGAATCAGGGCGACACGCCGGTGCGCATCGATCAGGCCGCGTCGGCCTCCTACACCCTCGCGCCCCAGAGCGACTACCGCCTGCATCACCTCACCGGCCGCTGGATCGGCGAATGGACCTTGCAGCAGCGCCCGGTCACCGAAGGCGCGACCGTGCTGGAAAGCCGGCGCGGCTCCACCGGTCAGCAGAACACGCCGTGGTTCGCGATCGACCGCGACGGCATGTCGACCGAAGAAAACGGGCCGGTGTGGTTCGGTGCGCTGGCGTGGTCGGGATCGTGGCGGATCAGCATCGACAAGGATCAGCTAGGTGCGGTGCGCGTGGTCGGCGGCTACAACCCTTACGATTTCGCCTACCGCCTCGCGCCCGGCGAAACCCTGGATACGCCGGTGTTCTACGCCGGCTATTCCGAACGCGGCATGGGCGGCGCCTCGCGCCTGATGCATCGTTTCCAGCGTGAACACATCCTGCCCGGCAACGGCAAGCCGCGGCTGCGTCCGGTGCTCTACAACAGTTGGGAAGCCACCGAGTTCGCGGTCGACGAAGCCGGCCAGATGGCCCTGGCCGAGAAAGCCGCGCGAATCGGCGTGGAGCGTTTCGTCATGGACGACGGCTGGTTCGGCGCGCGCAACAGCGACAAGGCCGGCCTGGGCGATTGGACCGTCAATCCGAACAAATTCCCGAACGGACTCAAGCCGCTGATCGACAAAGTGCATGGCCTGGGCATGGAGTTCGGGCTGTGGGTCGAGCCGGAAATGGTCAACCCCGACAGCGATCTGTACCGCGCGCATCCGGACTGGGCGATCCAGTTTCCCGGCCGTCCGCTGACGCCGGCGCGCAATCAGCTGGTGCTCAATCTCGCCCGGCTCGATGTGCGCGATCACTTGTTCAAGGTGCTCGACGAGCTGGTCACCCGCAACGATATCCAGTTCCTGAAATGGGATTACAACCGCAACTGGTCCGAACCGGGCTGGTCGCAACTGGCGCCGGAAGACCAACCCAAGCTCTACGTCGAGTACGTGCGTAATCTGTACTGGATCCTGGCCGAGCTGCGCCGCAAGCATCCGAAGCTGGAGATCGAATCGTGTTCGGGCGGCGGCGGCCGCGTCGACATGGGCGTCATGGCCTTCACCGATCAGGTGTGGCCGTCGGACAACACCGATCCCTACGACCGGCTGAGCATGCAGGACGGTTTCAGCCACGCCTATGCGCCGGCGGTGATGATGGCCTGGGTGACCGATTCGCCGAACTGGGTCAACAAGCGCGAGACCTCGCTGGACTATCGCTTCCTGTCGTCGATGCAGGGCGGCCTGGGCATCGGCGCCAATCTCAATCATTGGAAGGACGCAGATTTCGCCACGGCCAAACGCATGGTCGAGGCGTACAAGGGCATCCGCCGCACCGTGCAGCAAGGCGATCTGTACCGGCTGCTGTCGCCGTGGGACGGCGGCCGCCGTTCGGCCACGCTGTCGGTTTCGCGCGATCAAAAGCAGGCGGTGTTGTTCGCGTTCTTGCATAGCGGGACCAAGGCGCTGCCGGATCCGGCGATCCGTTTGCGCGGGCTTGATCCGGGCAAGCGCTATCGCATCGCGCGCGTGGGTGGCGGCGAGCGGCCTGAATCAGCGCCGATTGAAGCCAGTGGCGCGTACTGGATGGAGCATGGGGTGCCGGTGAGTTTGCGCGGCGACTTTCAGGCGGCTGCGTATGTGTTCGAGGCGAAGTGACGGGCGGCTCGGTACGTAACGGCATTCGCGCCTTTGGCGCTCGGGCCCTCACCCCTGCCCTCTCCCGCCTTGCGGGAGAGGGAGCTCGTCGGCTTTCGAATGGCGTCGATAGCCGCTAATTCGGCTCGCATTCGATAGCGGTAAAACGAAAACGCCGCTGCACACGCGCTCCGGGCGCCAGCGCGGTCATGCCGTGTGCGAGCGCGCCGCCGGGCAGATGGACCGCGTCGATCGCGTGATCGACCGGTTCGAAGCAGAAGAAGTCCGCGCCCACCGGCGTGTACAGCACGAAGCGGTCGACGTCGCTGTCGATATCCAGCCCCAGTCGGCGACGCGGCCAGCGGATGCTCGCCCGGCCCGACCAACCGACGAAACCGTGATCGACGCAATCGGCGGGCAGCACGCGCGCGTCGTCGAATCGCCAGTGTTCGGGAATGTCGGCCAGCTCGGTCGGCAAAGGCGTGCGGCCATCGTTGAGCCAGACCCGATCCGCCGGCGCGCGCAGACGGGTGTCGGCGTCGCGCGGAAAGAACGGGTGCAGACCCAGTCCGAACGGCAGGCTCGCCAGGCCGATGTTGACCACGCTGAGCGACACCTCCAGCGCGCGTTCGCGCAGCCGGTAACGCAGGTTCGCGCGATAGCGATAGTCGCGAGCCGAGGTTTCGTCCAATGTCAGCAAGGCCTCGTCCGCGGCGGCGTAGGCGACGCGCCAGGCGCGTTGCCAGCCGCTGCCGTGAATCGGCCAGGGCTCGTCGTCGCGGTTGCGCGGCAAGTCGATGCGGCGTCCGTCGAACTCGAAGCCATCGTCGGAGATGCGGTTCGACCATGGCAGCAACGGATAGCAGGTCAATCGGTTGGAGTCAGGAACGACACCGTCCGGCGACGGCGCGAACGGGCTGGGACGCATCAGCGGCGCCAGTCGGCCATCGATGACGGCGTCCAGACCGAGCAGAGCGCCGCCCCACTCGGGCGCGATCCGCGCGCGCAAACCGGCGCTGGCCAGCATCATCGCCTGCACCGCCGTGCGCGCCGGTCAGCGCGCGCCGATCCGGTACGTCGCGGCGGCAGGCGGCGCCAACGAGCCGTCGCCCGGATGCTGTTGACGGCTCAACAGATCGCGCACCGCGTATTGCCTGGACGTGTCCAGATCCATTTCGGTCCGGCGGTGCGTCGATTCCCAATTGTTGAAACTCCTGCGCGGCGTAGCTGCCAGCGCGCTTGTGTCCGACGCCCACGCGGGCAGCTGACTCGACCCCAGGATCATGACGACAGCGAACGCAAACAGCTTGCTCAAACGCGTGGATCGCATGCGAATTCTCCCGGGAAGATCGACCGCCATCACCAGAACACGGCGTACAACACGGCCACTATCACCACCACGATGAGCGCACCGAGGTTGAAACTGGTCGGGGTGCGGTAACTCACGTCGTCGGTGCGGATCAGATCGCTGCCGGTCCGTGTCTTGCTCAACAGCGACACCACCACCGCCAGCACCAGCGCCAGCAGGAATACCACGCCGACGCGATTCATGAACGGATAGTCCGGCCACATCACCCGCACCGCGATCGACAGCAGCACCGATCCGATCGCCGCGGCCAGCGCGCCGGCTTCGTTGGCGCGTTTCCAGAACAGGCCCAGCAGGAAGATCACGGTAATGCCCGGAGTGAAGTAACCGGTGAAATCCTGGATGTACTGGAAGGCCTGATCGAAACTGCCGAGCAAAGGCTTGGCCGCGAGCATGCCCAGCGCCACCGCGATCAGCGAGGCGACGCGGCCGACCCGAACCAACGTCGCCTCGTCCTGATCCGGACGCAGCTTGGCGTAGAAATCCAGGGTGAAGATGGTCGCCACCGAATTGATCTTGGACGCCAGCGACGCCATGATCGCCGCGATCAAGGCCGCGAACACCAGGCCGAGCACGCCGGTCGGCAGCAGACCCATCATGGTCGGATAGGCCTGATCGGGCTTGCTCAAGCCCGGCGCCAGCACCACCGCGGCGATGCCCGGAATCACCACGATCACCGGCACCAGCAACTTCAGGAACGCGGCGAACAGCACGCCCTTCTGCGCCTCGGCGATGTCCTTGGCCGCCAGTCCGCGCTGGATGATGTATTGATTGAAGCCCCAGTAGCTGAAATTCATGATCCACAAACCGCCGAGCAACACGCCCAGGCCCGGCAGATCCTTGTAGTAGGGATTGTCGCGGCTCAGGATCATGTGGAAACGCTCGGGCTGGACCTCCAGCAGGTGTCGGAAACCGGCGATCACGCCCTGCCCGTCGCCGATGCGGTTCAAGGTCAGCGCGGTGATCATCAGCCCGCCGAGCACCAGCAGCGACACCTGCACGATGTCGGTCAGCGCCACCGCCTTGAGCCCGCCGTAGACCTGATACGCCAGGGCGAAACCGCCGAGCAGCAGCAAGGCGTAGATCTGGTCCATGCCGGTGACCTGGCTGACCGCGATCGAGCCCAGCCACAGGATCGAGGTGAGATTGACGAACACATACAGGATCAACCAGAACACCGCCATGACGATGCGGATGGTGCGGCCGTAACGGTTCTCCAGGAACTGCGGCATGGTGTAGATGTTGTTGCGCAGGAACACCGGCAGGAAGAACTTGCCGACGATCAGCAAGGTCAGCGCGGCCATCCATTCGTAGGATGCGATCGCCAGGCCCAGCGCATAGCCCGAGCCGGACATGCCGATGATCTGCTCGGCGGAGATGTTGGCCGCGATCAGCGACGCGCCGATCGCCCACCACGGCAGGGACTTGCTGGCCAGGAAATAATCCTGCGCGTTCTTGCGGTGTCCCTGTTTCTCCCGCGACACCCACTGCGCCAGCAAAAAGATCCCGGCCAGATAGCCCAACACGATCACGACATCCAATGCGGACAGCATCATTCGCCTCTCTCTTCCTGGGTCCGGCGATGCGGCCTGCCGGTGATTGACTGCGAAACCACGGAAACCACGAAAAACTAGATTCGCGCACG
This genomic interval carries:
- a CDS encoding aldose 1-epimerase gives rise to the protein MMLASAGLRARIAPEWGGALLGLDAVIDGRLAPLMRPSPFAPSPDGVVPDSNRLTCYPLLPWSNRISDDGFEFDGRRIDLPRNRDDEPWPIHGSGWQRAWRVAYAAADEALLTLDETSARDYRYRANLRYRLRERALEVSLSVVNIGLASLPFGLGLHPFFPRDADTRLRAPADRVWLNDGRTPLPTELADIPEHWRFDDARVLPADCVDHGFVGWSGRASIRWPRRRLGLDIDSDVDRFVLYTPVGADFFCFEPVDHAIDAVHLPGGALAHGMTALAPGARVQRRFRFTAIECEPN
- a CDS encoding FadR/GntR family transcriptional regulator, giving the protein MTLTEQLLDALGREIVLGRFAESGFPTEAEISEAYSTSRGVTREAIKMLTSKGMLSARPRSGIVVQPERSWSLLDADVLRWMLERKFSYKLLQSFTEMRLGIEPTAAALAARRADAEAIKGIERGLERMIAAERGEDDHLTSDVAFHVAILDATGNPFYVQLHELVNTALRISIQLTNRIKGHTASIPAHRRVLDAIKAGDAVAAHATMSSIINDVLVLIADAQAREADQGKPRKRVTKAPVRSGK
- a CDS encoding alpha-galactosidase; this encodes MGSFLLRAAGGAAFIVLCSLPDLARASVVFDAQTRVFRLDGGQVTYAFGINEVGQLQAVHWGGRLAAGDPLGPVKALPGHASFDLSASVTPQEFPAQGGGIYSEVALKLAYADGNRDTVLRYVSHRIEGDALVIKMKDIAAPLQVSLRYTIDADTGVVGRSASIENQGDTPVRIDQAASASYTLAPQSDYRLHHLTGRWIGEWTLQQRPVTEGATVLESRRGSTGQQNTPWFAIDRDGMSTEENGPVWFGALAWSGSWRISIDKDQLGAVRVVGGYNPYDFAYRLAPGETLDTPVFYAGYSERGMGGASRLMHRFQREHILPGNGKPRLRPVLYNSWEATEFAVDEAGQMALAEKAARIGVERFVMDDGWFGARNSDKAGLGDWTVNPNKFPNGLKPLIDKVHGLGMEFGLWVEPEMVNPDSDLYRAHPDWAIQFPGRPLTPARNQLVLNLARLDVRDHLFKVLDELVTRNDIQFLKWDYNRNWSEPGWSQLAPEDQPKLYVEYVRNLYWILAELRRKHPKLEIESCSGGGGRVDMGVMAFTDQVWPSDNTDPYDRLSMQDGFSHAYAPAVMMAWVTDSPNWVNKRETSLDYRFLSSMQGGLGIGANLNHWKDADFATAKRMVEAYKGIRRTVQQGDLYRLLSPWDGGRRSATLSVSRDQKQAVLFAFLHSGTKALPDPAIRLRGLDPGKRYRIARVGGGERPESAPIEASGAYWMEHGVPVSLRGDFQAAAYVFEAK
- a CDS encoding sodium:solute symporter family transporter, whose protein sequence is MMLSALDVVIVLGYLAGIFLLAQWVSREKQGHRKNAQDYFLASKSLPWWAIGASLIAANISAEQIIGMSGSGYALGLAIASYEWMAALTLLIVGKFFLPVFLRNNIYTMPQFLENRYGRTIRIVMAVFWLILYVFVNLTSILWLGSIAVSQVTGMDQIYALLLLGGFALAYQVYGGLKAVALTDIVQVSLLVLGGLMITALTLNRIGDGQGVIAGFRHLLEVQPERFHMILSRDNPYYKDLPGLGVLLGGLWIMNFSYWGFNQYIIQRGLAAKDIAEAQKGVLFAAFLKLLVPVIVVIPGIAAVVLAPGLSKPDQAYPTMMGLLPTGVLGLVFAALIAAIMASLASKINSVATIFTLDFYAKLRPDQDEATLVRVGRVASLIAVALGMLAAKPLLGSFDQAFQYIQDFTGYFTPGITVIFLLGLFWKRANEAGALAAAIGSVLLSIAVRVMWPDYPFMNRVGVVFLLALVLAVVVSLLSKTRTGSDLIRTDDVSYRTPTSFNLGALIVVVIVAVLYAVFW